The Flexivirga oryzae genome has a segment encoding these proteins:
- a CDS encoding COG4315 family predicted lipoprotein, with product MMRSTRSLAGVGAAVLVAALTACGSSGSSGGETPAASSGAATPGAGAATLSLVKTSLGSVVAGPDGRTVYMYDKDTKGSGKSSCTGPCLTAWPPVTATGTPKTSGISGTVGTITTADGKKQVTLGGWPLYYYAGDGAAGDVNGQGSQGIWWALTAKGVKVTASPSAAGAAGGYGNQGRFY from the coding sequence ATGATGCGTTCGACACGAAGCCTCGCTGGGGTCGGTGCGGCGGTCCTGGTGGCTGCGCTGACGGCCTGTGGTTCGAGTGGGTCGTCGGGTGGCGAGACCCCCGCCGCGTCGTCCGGCGCTGCGACGCCAGGGGCCGGCGCTGCGACCCTCAGCCTGGTCAAGACGTCGCTGGGGTCCGTGGTGGCCGGACCGGACGGGCGCACCGTCTACATGTACGACAAGGACACCAAAGGATCCGGCAAGAGCTCCTGCACCGGTCCGTGCCTGACCGCCTGGCCACCGGTCACCGCGACCGGCACACCGAAGACGTCCGGCATCAGCGGCACGGTCGGCACGATCACCACTGCCGATGGCAAGAAGCAGGTCACCCTCGGCGGCTGGCCGCTCTACTACTACGCCGGTGACGGTGCTGCCGGAGACGTGAACGGTCAGGGAAGCCAAGGTATTTGGTGGGCGCTGACCGCGAAAGGAGTGAAGGTGACCGCGTCGCCATCCGCGGCCGGTGCGGCCGGTGGTTACGGCAACCAGGGTCGGTTCTACTGA
- a CDS encoding zf-HC2 domain-containing protein: protein MNDTHDEFADWDAAYVLGALSTADRAAYEQHLNGCPECAQAVRGLAVIPGLLGKVPPEDVPGEAVDPLPADLLARTRQAAQGEVTQLRRRHRRLVSLVAVAASVVLLIGGLGVGAVLWSQRDTAPGVAVVMHQVEANPLRASIHLQDRAWGTEIEMKCTYTSSAGWGGREVYALYVVDDAGRATSVSTWAAAPGSTSELTAATAVPRAQIAHLQVRTAAGKILLTANPD, encoded by the coding sequence ATGAACGACACACACGACGAGTTCGCCGACTGGGATGCGGCATACGTACTCGGTGCGCTGTCGACCGCCGACCGGGCTGCCTACGAGCAGCACCTGAACGGTTGCCCCGAATGTGCGCAGGCGGTGCGCGGGTTGGCCGTCATACCGGGCCTGCTCGGGAAGGTGCCGCCGGAGGACGTGCCCGGCGAGGCGGTCGATCCGCTGCCCGCCGACCTGCTGGCGCGCACCCGGCAGGCGGCGCAGGGCGAGGTCACGCAGCTGCGTCGCCGGCACCGGCGGCTCGTGTCGCTGGTGGCCGTGGCGGCGTCGGTCGTCCTGCTGATCGGCGGGCTCGGCGTCGGCGCGGTCCTGTGGTCCCAGCGCGACACCGCACCCGGCGTCGCCGTCGTGATGCACCAGGTCGAGGCGAACCCACTGCGTGCCAGCATTCACCTGCAGGACCGGGCATGGGGGACCGAGATCGAGATGAAGTGCACCTACACGTCGTCGGCAGGGTGGGGCGGCCGCGAGGTCTATGCGTTGTATGTCGTCGACGACGCCGGCCGGGCGACGTCCGTCTCGACCTGGGCGGCGGCTCCGGGCTCGACGTCCGAGCTGACCGCGGCGACCGCCGTACCCAGGGCGCAGATCGCGCACCTGCAGGTCCGCACCGCCGCAGGCAAGATCCTGCTGACCGCCAACCCGGATTGA
- the sodN gene encoding superoxide dismutase, Ni: MLRRIFAPTIEVSAHCDLPCGVYDPAQARIEAESVKAILQKVADKPDDIDFKIRAAIIKEQRSELVKHHLWVLWTDYFKPPHFEKYPQLHTLVNEATKLAGAGGTKASWDVATADELLAKIDEIAKIFWETKKA; the protein is encoded by the coding sequence ATGCTTCGCCGAATCTTCGCCCCCACGATCGAGGTCAGCGCACACTGCGACCTGCCGTGCGGCGTCTACGACCCCGCCCAGGCTCGCATCGAGGCCGAGTCGGTCAAGGCCATCCTGCAGAAGGTCGCCGACAAGCCCGACGACATCGACTTCAAGATCCGCGCGGCGATCATCAAGGAGCAGCGCTCCGAGCTGGTCAAGCACCACCTGTGGGTGCTGTGGACCGACTACTTCAAGCCACCGCACTTCGAGAAGTACCCGCAGCTGCACACCCTGGTCAACGAGGCCACCAAGCTCGCCGGCGCCGGCGGCACCAAGGCCTCGTGGGACGTCGCGACCGCGGACGAGCTGCTGGCCAAGATCGACGAGATCGCCAAGATCTTCTGGGAGACCAAGAAGGCCTGA
- a CDS encoding VOC family protein yields the protein MEPRVTFITLAVADIGRTRGFYVDGLGWQPAFEDGHEVIMIQVGERLVLSLWQADAFAEEVGGRPAAGIPPVTLAHNVVDRAAVDAVLAEAETAGAEVTPAEDRVWGGYSGYFADPDGFRWEVCWNPGEIGRIVVPDVSEAG from the coding sequence ATGGAACCACGGGTCACGTTCATCACGCTCGCCGTCGCCGACATCGGTCGCACGCGCGGCTTTTACGTCGACGGGCTCGGCTGGCAGCCGGCGTTCGAGGACGGCCACGAGGTCATCATGATCCAGGTGGGCGAGCGCCTCGTGCTGTCGCTGTGGCAGGCCGACGCGTTCGCCGAGGAGGTCGGCGGGCGGCCGGCGGCCGGCATACCCCCGGTGACGCTGGCGCACAACGTGGTCGACCGGGCCGCCGTCGACGCCGTGCTGGCCGAGGCCGAGACGGCGGGCGCCGAGGTTACGCCCGCCGAGGATCGGGTATGGGGAGGCTACTCGGGCTATTTCGCCGATCCCGACGGCTTCCGGTGGGAGGTCTGCTGGAACCCCGGCGAGATCGGCAGGATCGTCGTGCCGGATGTTTCCGAGGCCGGCTGA